The Spirochaetota bacterium genome includes a window with the following:
- a CDS encoding plasmid pRiA4b ORF-3 family protein has protein sequence MSNVKKLRSDEAYQLKITLKQVKPPVWRRILVPADMKLNDLHKVFQTTMGWTNSHLHAFRIGSAVYSVPHRGDYTPVSDSRKARLNALVKKPKQKFFYEYDFGDGWEHEIVLEKILPEGSTAKLPVCVAGKRHCPPEDCGGPWGYESLLETLKDPDHDEYEETMEWLGGEFDPEMLDIDEINEMLREKDFGCFIIDF, from the coding sequence ATGAGCAACGTAAAGAAACTGAGATCGGACGAGGCGTATCAGTTAAAAATCACATTAAAGCAGGTCAAGCCGCCCGTGTGGAGAAGGATTCTCGTGCCCGCGGACATGAAATTGAACGACCTCCATAAGGTTTTCCAAACGACCATGGGCTGGACCAACTCACATCTTCATGCGTTTAGGATCGGAAGCGCGGTTTATTCGGTTCCCCACCGGGGGGATTATACCCCGGTGAGCGATTCCCGGAAGGCCCGCCTTAACGCGCTCGTGAAAAAACCGAAGCAAAAGTTTTTTTACGAGTATGATTTCGGCGACGGATGGGAGCACGAGATCGTGCTGGAAAAGATACTGCCGGAAGGCTCGACGGCGAAGCTCCCCGTATGTGTCGCCGGCAAGCGTCATTGTCCGCCGGAAGACTGCGGGGGACCCTGGGGATACGAATCACTCCTGGAAACGCTGAAAGATCCCGACCATGATGAGTACGAGGAGACGATGGAATGGCTTGGCGGAGAATTCGATCCGGAGATGCTCGATATCGACGAGATCAATGAAATGCTCCGGGAAAAGGATTTCGGGTGCTTTATAATCGACTTTTAA
- a CDS encoding PAS domain S-box protein, whose translation MSDFMHRGLSTAVYSFPVAYNILDSRKAACEYPSRGMRRRGPRTVNGSARQRKPMGKDKTGSSSEWNELVESEERFRTLAESTPVAVLLFQDDRWVFLNRAAEEITGYARDELIGMNFWSIVHPDHKAMVEDRGKRRQAGEAVDPRYEFKIVTKQGRVRWVLLNGATTHMRGRPAGLINVIDITELKRVQEELEATNEELEATNEELNATNEELIASQTELATSERRYRELFENLPVGLYQASLDGTVLTVNPEMARMLGYSSIKELMAHEKNMEGFFLEARDARELRVRADAGSDVNDFITRFRRQDGGIVWVSMNTSVRLDPGGKGGFLEGYIRDFTAQKSAEEGKERLERQLLQAQKMEAVGRLAGGIAHDFNNLLTAILGNAELSLAALDDPEILRENLDDIIRISTRASELTRQLLAFSRKQMIKPVKLDLNEALASMERMLRRVIGENIDLSIEPHRGPGFIEADPTQMEQLIVNMIVNARDAMPRGGRIMISITNALVTYGESLKKPGLYPGLYVVLKISDNGIGMDPEIQEKIFEPFFTTKGEAGTGLGLATVYGVVKQNGGYISVESTPGKGTTFTVLLPRVEQSGEKPAAPAVKKVGAVRPSERRETILLVEDEEPVRKLISKALALQGFNVIESQSGAEAEKAVAAAESHIDLILSDVVLPDTTGPELVGKLASRLADTRVLYMSGYAEQGIMTRAMINRGVQFIPKPFLLNDLFQKIREILSTE comes from the coding sequence TTGAGCGATTTTATGCACCGGGGGTTATCCACGGCAGTTTATAGTTTCCCGGTTGCATATAACATTCTTGACTCACGGAAAGCGGCATGCGAGTATCCGTCGCGAGGGATGCGCCGCCGCGGGCCACGGACCGTGAATGGAAGCGCGCGGCAACGGAAACCTATGGGTAAAGATAAAACGGGAAGCAGCAGCGAATGGAATGAGCTCGTCGAGAGCGAGGAACGCTTCCGCACCCTCGCCGAATCGACCCCGGTTGCGGTGCTGCTTTTCCAGGACGACCGGTGGGTCTTTCTCAACCGCGCGGCCGAGGAGATCACCGGGTACGCCCGGGATGAGCTCATAGGCATGAATTTCTGGAGTATCGTCCACCCGGATCATAAGGCGATGGTGGAGGATCGCGGCAAACGGCGCCAGGCGGGCGAGGCGGTCGATCCGCGCTATGAATTCAAGATCGTCACGAAACAGGGCCGCGTTCGATGGGTGCTCCTGAACGGCGCGACCACCCACATGCGCGGCAGGCCCGCGGGACTCATCAACGTCATCGACATCACCGAGCTGAAGCGCGTCCAGGAGGAGCTCGAGGCCACGAACGAGGAACTCGAGGCCACGAACGAAGAGCTAAACGCCACCAACGAGGAGCTCATCGCCTCCCAGACCGAGCTCGCGACCAGCGAGCGCCGCTACCGGGAGCTTTTCGAAAATCTCCCCGTGGGGCTCTACCAGGCCTCGCTCGACGGGACGGTGCTTACCGTGAACCCCGAGATGGCCCGCATGCTCGGGTATTCTTCCATCAAAGAACTCATGGCGCATGAGAAGAACATGGAAGGGTTTTTCCTGGAGGCCCGGGACGCCCGGGAGCTTCGCGTCCGGGCCGACGCCGGCTCCGACGTGAACGATTTTATAACGCGCTTTCGCAGGCAGGACGGCGGCATCGTGTGGGTTTCCATGAACACCAGCGTGCGCCTGGACCCGGGCGGTAAGGGCGGCTTCCTCGAGGGGTATATCCGCGACTTCACCGCGCAGAAATCGGCGGAAGAGGGGAAGGAACGCCTGGAGCGGCAGCTCCTGCAGGCGCAGAAAATGGAGGCCGTGGGCAGGCTCGCGGGTGGGATCGCGCACGATTTCAACAACCTGCTCACGGCGATCCTGGGAAACGCGGAGCTCTCCCTCGCCGCGCTCGACGATCCGGAGATCCTCCGGGAAAACCTGGACGACATCATCCGGATATCCACGCGCGCCTCGGAGCTCACCAGGCAGCTCCTCGCCTTCAGCCGCAAGCAGATGATCAAGCCGGTAAAGCTGGACCTGAACGAGGCGCTTGCCTCGATGGAAAGAATGCTGCGCCGCGTGATCGGGGAGAATATCGACCTCTCGATCGAACCCCATCGCGGGCCGGGATTCATCGAGGCGGATCCCACGCAGATGGAACAGCTCATCGTCAACATGATCGTGAATGCGCGCGACGCGATGCCGCGCGGCGGCAGGATCATGATTTCGATCACGAACGCGCTGGTGACCTACGGGGAGTCGCTCAAGAAACCGGGCCTGTACCCGGGACTCTACGTGGTCCTGAAGATATCCGACAACGGCATCGGCATGGACCCGGAGATTCAGGAAAAAATATTCGAGCCGTTTTTCACGACTAAGGGAGAGGCGGGGACCGGCCTGGGGCTCGCGACCGTGTACGGTGTCGTGAAGCAAAACGGGGGCTATATCTCCGTGGAGAGCACCCCGGGCAAGGGCACGACCTTCACCGTCCTCCTGCCGCGCGTGGAGCAGTCGGGCGAGAAGCCGGCCGCCCCGGCGGTAAAAAAGGTCGGGGCCGTGCGCCCCTCGGAGCGCCGGGAAACGATCCTGCTCGTGGAGGACGAGGAGCCCGTGAGGAAGCTCATCTCCAAGGCGCTCGCCCTGCAGGGCTTCAATGTCATAGAGTCCCAGAGCGGCGCCGAGGCGGAGAAGGCCGTGGCCGCCGCCGAATCGCATATCGACCTCATCCTCTCGGACGTGGTCCTGCCCGACACCACCGGCCCGGAGCTCGTCGGAAAGCTCGCGTCGCGGCTTGCCGACACGCGGGTCCTCTACATGTCCGGCTACGCGGAACAGGGAATCATGACGCGCGCCATGATCAACCGGGGGGTCCAGTTCATCCCCAAGCCGTTTCTCCTTAACGATCTCTTCCAGAAAATACGCGAGATACTCTCGACGGAATAG
- a CDS encoding Gfo/Idh/MocA family oxidoreductase, whose translation MTKAHTNRGPVRVGIIGYGDIAGPYMQTLEPYRSRQIELVGVAGRTPDKCAAFAKQHDLRAYGSIPELLADKGVELVLDLTAQNAHTEVVSLCLDAGKNVYCEKPIAFNYREAAELTAKAKKAGLRLGSAPSSFLGEAQQTAAKQIREGRLGTVRLVYAEINHHRIETWHPSAPLFYACGPLFDMGPYALVLLASIFGPVRSVTGWGRIILGERHTKDGTPFRLEKPDFVVALLEFASGPVARLTVNYYTDWMKKEGELVEFHGDKGSLYLAHVSIFSAGVEYADFGKPYEPVPFVKEPFKGIEWGRGLIDMAEAMRGDRPHRATGEQAAHIIEVLEAIEESVRIERSVAVSSTFSPPAPMEWAL comes from the coding sequence ATGACCAAAGCGCACACGAATCGCGGTCCGGTGCGGGTCGGCATTATAGGCTATGGAGACATAGCGGGGCCGTATATGCAGACGCTAGAGCCCTACCGGAGCCGACAAATCGAGCTTGTCGGCGTGGCGGGCCGGACCCCGGACAAATGCGCCGCGTTCGCGAAACAGCACGACCTCCGCGCCTACGGATCGATTCCCGAATTATTGGCGGACAAGGGCGTTGAGCTTGTCCTCGACCTCACGGCCCAAAACGCGCACACAGAGGTAGTGTCGCTGTGCCTGGACGCCGGGAAAAACGTCTACTGTGAGAAACCCATCGCTTTTAACTATCGCGAGGCAGCGGAACTGACTGCAAAGGCCAAAAAGGCGGGGCTTCGCCTGGGGTCGGCGCCTTCAAGCTTTTTGGGAGAGGCGCAGCAGACCGCCGCAAAGCAGATTCGCGAGGGACGTCTGGGGACGGTGCGTCTGGTCTACGCCGAGATTAACCACCATCGAATCGAGACATGGCACCCCTCCGCGCCGCTCTTCTACGCCTGCGGACCGCTTTTCGACATGGGGCCATACGCGCTCGTTTTGCTCGCAAGCATCTTCGGTCCGGTCCGGAGCGTCACCGGCTGGGGCCGCATTATCCTCGGGGAGCGGCATACGAAAGACGGAACGCCTTTTCGCCTCGAAAAACCGGATTTCGTGGTTGCCCTGCTGGAGTTCGCGAGCGGTCCAGTGGCGCGGTTAACCGTCAATTATTACACCGATTGGATGAAGAAGGAGGGGGAACTGGTGGAGTTTCACGGCGATAAGGGCTCTTTATACCTGGCGCACGTCTCCATTTTCAGTGCCGGCGTGGAGTATGCGGACTTTGGAAAACCCTACGAGCCGGTGCCCTTCGTTAAAGAGCCGTTCAAGGGGATTGAGTGGGGACGCGGCTTGATTGACATGGCCGAGGCGATGCGCGGCGACCGCCCGCATCGGGCGACGGGCGAACAGGCGGCACACATCATCGAGGTACTTGAGGCGATTGAGGAATCCGTACGAATTGAGCGCTCCGTCGCGGTGAGCTCGACGTTTTCGCCGCCCGCCCCGATGGAGTGGGCGCTGTGA
- a CDS encoding glycosyltransferase, with protein MKSFLLYSYFIILIILSVYGAHRYYMIYLFRKYRHKDMSPEKQWDKLPKVTIQLPVFNEKYVVERLIDKVALIRYPKKLLQIQVLDDSTDDTVEIAAAKCKAMKKQGVNIEYIRRTNRQGYKAGALENGLKTATGEFVAVFDADFLPGPEFLEKTVQHFTDPKVGMVQARWDHENRRYSLLTECQSILLDGHFMIEHTARNRSGRFFNFNGTAGIWRRAAIADAGGWQHDTLTEDLDLSYRAQMKGWRFVYLPDLTVPAELPIEMSAFKAQQFRWAKGSIQTFMKLYGKILKSDMPVRVKIESFFHMGANFAYLLMVVLSLLMPMNIIARYNTEGLKDLVYLDLPIFFFATVSVMFFYLYSEFIVIQETLSVKHRSRLKPIIFLPLVLSIGIGLGINNCKAVLEALFKKETPFERTPKYNVSDTTAGVDRAKKLVANVYRIKKIDWVSIIELVMGLYFTFAVYYAYTNEMFTTLPWIMLFQVGFLYTAFLSMFFTPLSVLLKRQAA; from the coding sequence AGTTATTTCATTATCCTGATAATTCTCAGCGTCTACGGTGCGCACCGCTATTACATGATCTACCTGTTCCGGAAGTACCGGCACAAGGACATGTCGCCCGAAAAGCAGTGGGACAAGCTCCCGAAAGTGACCATCCAGCTTCCGGTCTTCAATGAGAAGTACGTGGTCGAGCGGCTCATTGACAAGGTGGCGCTTATACGCTATCCCAAGAAGCTTTTACAAATCCAGGTCCTGGACGACTCCACCGACGATACCGTCGAGATCGCCGCGGCCAAGTGCAAGGCGATGAAGAAGCAGGGCGTCAACATCGAGTACATCCGCCGGACCAACCGCCAGGGCTATAAGGCGGGGGCGCTCGAAAACGGCCTCAAGACCGCCACGGGCGAATTCGTCGCGGTGTTCGACGCGGACTTTCTCCCCGGCCCCGAATTCCTGGAAAAGACCGTACAGCATTTCACCGACCCGAAGGTGGGCATGGTGCAGGCACGCTGGGACCATGAGAACAGGCGCTACTCCCTCCTCACCGAGTGCCAGAGCATACTCCTGGACGGCCATTTCATGATCGAGCATACCGCCCGCAACCGCAGCGGCCGGTTCTTCAACTTCAACGGCACCGCCGGCATCTGGCGGCGCGCCGCGATCGCCGACGCGGGCGGCTGGCAGCACGACACCCTCACCGAGGATCTGGACCTCTCCTACCGTGCGCAGATGAAGGGATGGCGCTTCGTGTACCTCCCCGACCTTACCGTCCCGGCCGAGCTGCCCATAGAGATGTCGGCCTTCAAGGCCCAGCAGTTCCGGTGGGCGAAGGGCTCCATCCAGACGTTCATGAAACTCTACGGAAAGATACTCAAGTCCGATATGCCGGTGCGCGTGAAGATCGAGTCCTTCTTCCACATGGGCGCGAATTTCGCCTACCTGCTCATGGTAGTGCTCTCGCTGCTCATGCCCATGAACATCATCGCGCGCTACAACACCGAGGGGCTCAAGGACCTGGTCTACCTGGACCTGCCGATATTCTTCTTCGCGACGGTCTCGGTCATGTTCTTTTATCTATACTCGGAATTCATCGTCATCCAGGAGACGCTCAGCGTAAAGCACCGCTCCAGGCTGAAGCCCATCATCTTCCTGCCCCTGGTGCTTTCGATCGGGATAGGACTGGGCATCAACAACTGCAAGGCCGTGCTCGAGGCGCTGTTCAAGAAGGAGACGCCCTTCGAGCGCACACCCAAGTACAACGTGTCCGATACGACCGCGGGCGTGGATCGCGCGAAGAAGCTGGTCGCAAACGTATATCGCATCAAGAAAATCGACTGGGTCTCAATCATTGAGCTCGTGATGGGGCTCTACTTCACCTTCGCGGTGTATTACGCCTATACGAATGAAATGTTCACCACCCTTCCCTGGATCATGCTCTTCCAGGTAGGTTTCCTGTACACGGCGTTCCTGTCAATGTTCTTCACGCCGCTCAGCGTGCTCCTGAAACGGCAGGCAGCGTAA